The following coding sequences are from one Shewanella eurypsychrophilus window:
- a CDS encoding efflux RND transporter periplasmic adaptor subunit: protein MNTLNNRFNSSSLDMSEQEQAITTPFNLNALARAMSFAFLMTLTAVVVTPSTAFAGEGHDHGAETTEETQAPAEDDGHGHGAEASEESGEDHALKLTAEQQALAGVEVTQLSEESFRLEAVATATLVVDRDRTMALAPQLDVRVLARHVVPGQEVGKGDPLLTLGGVAVAQAQADYINAAAEWSRVKRMGKSAVSASRRLQAQVDAELKRAILEAMKMTQAQIAKLESNPSTIGSYQLLAPIKGRVQQDIAMLGQVITAGTALMQLTDESHLWVEAQVTPAQAENISVGSKALVRVGDRTLEAKIIGRSHELNSVTRTEQILVSLENPGHVIHAGQFAELYLPSSVQGGVILPDAALTRGGDGDWQVFIQDEDGFEAVEVEVVERQRGMNLVRGLAPGSNVVVSGAFFLASEQAKSGFDIHNH from the coding sequence ATGAACACACTCAATAACAGATTTAACAGCTCTAGCCTAGATATGAGCGAGCAAGAACAAGCTATCACTACACCATTTAATCTTAATGCGCTTGCTAGAGCCATGAGCTTCGCATTTCTAATGACGCTAACTGCCGTCGTTGTTACTCCTTCAACGGCATTTGCTGGTGAAGGTCATGATCACGGCGCTGAAACAACAGAAGAAACTCAGGCACCTGCTGAAGACGATGGCCATGGTCATGGAGCAGAAGCTAGTGAGGAGAGCGGAGAAGATCATGCGCTTAAATTGACAGCTGAGCAGCAAGCGCTTGCCGGTGTTGAGGTGACGCAACTCTCCGAAGAGTCTTTTCGTTTAGAAGCTGTGGCTACAGCGACGTTAGTGGTCGACAGAGATAGAACCATGGCACTAGCACCTCAGCTTGATGTGCGTGTGTTAGCGCGCCATGTTGTGCCGGGTCAAGAGGTAGGTAAAGGCGATCCTTTGTTAACTTTAGGCGGTGTCGCTGTGGCGCAAGCCCAGGCTGATTATATTAATGCGGCAGCTGAGTGGAGCCGAGTTAAGCGTATGGGCAAGAGCGCAGTCAGTGCTAGCCGTCGACTGCAAGCGCAAGTCGATGCGGAGCTTAAGCGTGCCATCTTAGAGGCGATGAAAATGACACAAGCTCAGATTGCAAAGCTAGAGTCAAACCCGAGCACTATTGGTAGTTATCAACTATTGGCTCCTATTAAGGGTCGCGTACAGCAAGACATTGCCATGTTAGGCCAAGTGATCACCGCGGGAACAGCGCTTATGCAACTGACCGACGAATCGCATCTATGGGTAGAGGCACAAGTGACCCCAGCACAAGCTGAGAACATCAGTGTTGGCAGTAAAGCGTTAGTTCGCGTTGGTGATAGAACCTTAGAAGCGAAGATCATCGGCCGTTCACATGAACTTAACAGTGTCACTCGTACCGAACAGATTTTAGTGAGCCTTGAAAACCCTGGCCATGTTATTCATGCAGGGCAGTTTGCCGAGCTGTACTTACCTAGCTCAGTACAAGGTGGGGTGATCTTACCCGATGCGGCATTGACTCGTGGCGGTGACGGTGATTGGCAAGTATTTATTCAAGATGAAGATGGCTTCGAGGCGGTAGAAGTCGAAGTGGTTGAGCGTCAACGTGGCATGAACTTAGTTCGTGGTTTGGCACCTGGCAGCAATGTGGTGGTATCAGGGGCATTTTTCTTAGCCTCAGAGCAGGCAAAGTCCGGCTTCGATATCCATAACCACTAA
- a CDS encoding efflux RND transporter permease subunit yields the protein MLQRLIEVAIRNRLMVALALIAIAIASVAMLPKLNLDAFPDVTNVQVTVNTEAEGLAAEEVEKLISYPVESAMYALPAVTEVRSLSRTGLSLVTVVFAEGTDIYFARQQVFEQLQAAREMIPDGIGVPEIGPNTSGLGQIYQYILRADPGSGIDASELRSLNDYLVKLIMMPVGGVTEVLSFGGDVRQYQVQIDPNKLLSYGLTMEQVTTALESNNRNAGGWFMDQGQEQLVVRGYGLLPAGDAGLAAIKLIPLTEVAGTPVRVGDIATVDYGSEIRVGAVTMTRRDEAGQPQALGEVVAGVILKRMGANTKATIDDINARTALVEQALPDGVTFEVFYDQADLVDQAVTTVRDALLMAFVFIVVILALFLVNIRATMLVLLSIPVSIGLALMVMSYFGMSANLMSLGGLAVAIGMLVDGSVVMVENIFKHLTQPDSQHLSDARSRADGEADPYHADEDGVATLAHTGSTDGITMRVMLAAKEVCSPIFFATAIIIVVFAPLFALEGVEGKLFQPMAVSIILAMLSALVVALVAVPALAVFLFKRGITLRESAVLKPIEKVYRKLLTMTMANPKAVVITAITLFVLSMSLLPRLGTEFVPELEEGTINLRVTLAPTASLGTSIDVAPKLEKMLLEFPEVEYALSRIGAPELGGDPEPVSNIEIYIGLKPIDEWEHAETRIELQRKMEEKLSVYPGLLFTFSQPIATRVDELLSGVKAQLAIKIFGPDLDVLSASGERLTELVSNIPGAVDVSLEQVSGEAQLVVRPKRELLARYGISVDEVMSLVSQGIGGVSAGQVIDGNARYDINVRLAEEYRSSPDALRDLILKGVSGATVRLGEVASVEVEMAPPNIRRDDVQRRVVVQANVSGRDMGSVVEDIYAIIPQAELPAGYTVVVGGQYENQQRAQQKLMLVVPISIGLIALLLFFSFGSLKQVALIMANVPLALIGGVVALFISGTYLSVPSSIGFITLFGVAVLNGVVLVDSINQRRQQALKQKLGSNAGESLYTSVYEGTVGRLRPVLMTALTSALGLIPILISTGVGSEIQQPLAVVIIGGLFSSTALTLLVLPTLYRWMYQKEERN from the coding sequence ATGTTACAGAGACTTATTGAGGTTGCGATCCGTAACCGTCTAATGGTGGCGCTGGCGCTAATCGCCATTGCGATAGCCAGTGTTGCTATGTTGCCTAAATTAAATCTGGATGCATTTCCAGACGTCACTAACGTACAAGTCACCGTGAACACAGAGGCTGAAGGCTTAGCAGCTGAAGAGGTTGAGAAGTTAATCAGTTATCCCGTTGAGTCGGCCATGTATGCCTTGCCAGCCGTGACTGAGGTGCGTTCGCTCTCTCGTACAGGTTTATCACTGGTAACAGTGGTCTTTGCTGAAGGTACGGATATCTATTTTGCCCGTCAGCAAGTTTTCGAGCAGTTACAAGCAGCCAGAGAGATGATCCCAGATGGTATTGGTGTGCCTGAAATCGGTCCTAATACTTCAGGTTTGGGTCAGATCTATCAGTATATTTTGCGTGCTGATCCCGGCTCTGGCATCGATGCCAGTGAGCTTCGTAGTCTTAATGATTATTTAGTTAAGCTCATTATGATGCCTGTTGGCGGTGTCACTGAGGTGCTTTCTTTTGGTGGTGATGTGCGTCAGTACCAGGTGCAGATCGATCCAAATAAGTTACTTAGCTATGGCTTGACCATGGAACAAGTGACTACCGCGCTTGAAAGCAATAATCGCAATGCAGGTGGCTGGTTTATGGATCAAGGTCAGGAGCAACTCGTTGTTCGTGGTTATGGTTTATTACCTGCGGGTGACGCTGGTCTAGCTGCAATTAAGTTGATCCCATTAACAGAGGTAGCGGGCACGCCGGTACGTGTTGGCGACATCGCGACTGTCGATTATGGTAGCGAGATCCGAGTGGGCGCAGTAACGATGACGCGTCGTGATGAAGCGGGTCAGCCGCAAGCCTTGGGTGAAGTCGTAGCCGGGGTAATCCTCAAACGTATGGGGGCTAACACTAAGGCGACTATTGATGATATCAACGCACGTACAGCCTTGGTTGAACAGGCGTTGCCCGATGGCGTGACGTTCGAAGTCTTCTACGATCAGGCTGATCTAGTTGATCAAGCGGTGACCACAGTGCGTGATGCACTCTTGATGGCTTTCGTGTTTATCGTGGTGATTTTAGCGCTGTTTTTAGTCAACATTCGCGCCACCATGTTGGTGTTACTGTCTATTCCAGTTTCTATCGGACTGGCGTTGATGGTGATGTCATACTTTGGCATGTCGGCTAACTTGATGTCCTTAGGTGGGCTGGCGGTTGCTATTGGTATGTTGGTTGATGGGTCTGTGGTGATGGTGGAGAATATCTTCAAGCATTTGACACAACCCGACAGTCAGCACCTTAGCGATGCACGCAGTCGCGCCGATGGCGAAGCCGATCCTTATCATGCCGATGAAGATGGTGTGGCGACGTTGGCTCATACTGGCTCTACTGACGGGATCACAATGCGTGTCATGTTGGCGGCCAAAGAGGTATGTAGCCCTATCTTCTTTGCGACTGCGATCATCATAGTCGTATTCGCGCCTCTGTTTGCATTGGAAGGTGTAGAGGGTAAGTTATTTCAGCCGATGGCGGTAAGCATCATCTTGGCCATGTTATCGGCCTTGGTCGTGGCGCTTGTTGCGGTACCAGCCTTAGCAGTATTCCTATTTAAACGTGGAATTACCCTAAGAGAAAGTGCGGTACTTAAGCCTATCGAAAAGGTCTATCGCAAGTTATTGACCATGACGATGGCGAATCCAAAAGCGGTAGTCATCACGGCTATTACCTTGTTTGTACTCAGCATGTCCTTGTTGCCTCGTTTAGGGACTGAGTTTGTGCCAGAGCTTGAAGAGGGCACCATTAACTTACGTGTGACTTTAGCGCCTACTGCTAGCCTTGGGACTTCAATCGATGTCGCACCTAAGTTAGAGAAGATGTTGCTTGAGTTTCCCGAAGTTGAGTACGCCTTGAGCCGCATCGGTGCGCCAGAGCTTGGCGGCGATCCTGAACCTGTGAGTAATATCGAGATCTACATCGGCCTTAAGCCAATTGATGAATGGGAACATGCGGAAACTCGCATCGAGTTACAGCGTAAGATGGAGGAGAAACTTAGTGTCTATCCAGGTTTACTGTTTACCTTCTCACAACCTATTGCAACCCGTGTTGATGAGCTGCTATCTGGGGTTAAAGCTCAGCTAGCGATCAAGATATTTGGTCCTGATTTAGATGTGCTATCTGCAAGTGGTGAGCGTCTGACAGAGCTAGTGTCTAACATTCCTGGTGCGGTTGATGTATCTCTGGAGCAGGTTAGCGGTGAAGCTCAGCTCGTCGTGAGACCCAAGCGTGAGCTATTAGCGCGTTACGGTATCAGTGTTGATGAGGTGATGAGTCTGGTCAGTCAGGGGATCGGCGGTGTTAGCGCTGGCCAAGTGATCGACGGTAATGCGCGATATGATATTAACGTACGTCTTGCTGAAGAATATCGTAGTTCTCCCGATGCACTGAGAGATCTGATCCTCAAAGGTGTCAGTGGTGCTACGGTACGCCTTGGCGAAGTGGCTAGTGTCGAAGTTGAAATGGCGCCGCCTAATATTCGTCGTGATGATGTTCAGCGCCGAGTCGTGGTGCAGGCGAACGTTTCAGGCCGTGATATGGGATCTGTGGTTGAGGATATCTACGCTATCATTCCACAAGCGGAACTGCCAGCGGGTTATACCGTAGTGGTTGGCGGTCAGTATGAGAACCAGCAACGTGCTCAGCAGAAACTGATGCTGGTTGTGCCTATCTCTATCGGCTTGATTGCGCTCTTGTTGTTCTTCTCATTCGGCTCACTAAAGCAAGTTGCCCTTATCATGGCGAACGTGCCTCTGGCTTTAATCGGTGGTGTTGTTGCGCTGTTTATTAGCGGTACTTACTTGTCGGTTCCTAGCTCGATTGGCTTTATCACCTTGTTTGGTGTGGCGGTGCTAAATGGCGTAGTGCTGGTGGATTCGATTAACCAGCGTCGTCAACAAGCACTGAAACAGAAACTAGGTTCAAATGCGGGTGAGAGTCTTTATACCAGTGTTTATGAAGGTACAGTTGGTCGTTTACGTCCAGTACTGATGACGGCGTTGACCTCGGCGCTCGGCCTGATCCCTATCTTGATATCAACTGGGGTAGGTAGTGAGATCCAGCAACCATTGGCTGTGGTTATTATCGGTGGTTTGTTTAGCTCGACAGCTTTGACCTTACTGGTATTGCCAACACTTTATCGTTGGATGTACCAGAAAGAGGAGAGAAACTAG
- a CDS encoding TolC family protein, translating into MKKTIIASLLLAYFSSGVVSAQAESLDLADTGSALNTSETWLTQGSQTGFKAWLPGLMKTFNALPEIAAQEARRTQAQYGIRAADQAIYNPELGVGYQNATDDTYSLGISQTIDWGDKRGAATRIAQLQAEVLLSDITLERSQMLASVIQALVEQSQSRKALDFQKQQLSSAKRSLYIAKQQLQVGDLSSVAIQLVQLDLASRAAEYAMAEQNSISADANVLMLLGDSETPFSGFIGALNVASISTQIDPELPALKSAYQQVMLTKLNAEQVKADTSADPTISLNAEREGEENKVGVGLSIPLQFRNNYSDTFAVASQGIAIAEQTYLAQERVLKQQQKKFYLAMPRLNERYQDWRELVLNSGQEAASGLALQWRAGDIETSVYLQSQRQLSTSYLAGLSLETALYTSWLEWMGASGQLETYLNTQLTASSEINHSGVELNSASAKY; encoded by the coding sequence ATGAAAAAGACCATAATAGCCAGTCTGTTATTAGCCTATTTTTCTAGTGGTGTTGTATCTGCTCAGGCTGAAAGCTTAGATCTAGCAGACACAGGTAGTGCACTTAATACTAGTGAAACTTGGCTAACCCAAGGTAGCCAAACAGGTTTCAAAGCCTGGTTACCAGGTTTGATGAAAACCTTTAATGCCTTACCTGAAATCGCTGCTCAAGAAGCCAGGCGTACCCAAGCACAATACGGTATCAGGGCTGCTGATCAGGCTATATATAATCCTGAGCTAGGCGTGGGTTATCAAAATGCCACCGATGATACTTACTCACTAGGCATCAGCCAGACCATTGACTGGGGTGATAAACGTGGCGCAGCGACGCGTATTGCCCAGCTTCAAGCAGAAGTGTTGCTGTCAGACATTACCCTCGAGCGTAGTCAGATGCTAGCAAGTGTGATCCAAGCTTTGGTGGAGCAATCTCAGAGCCGTAAGGCACTCGACTTTCAAAAACAACAGTTATCTTCCGCTAAACGTTCTCTGTATATCGCTAAACAGCAGTTACAGGTAGGGGATCTTTCCTCTGTAGCCATACAGTTAGTCCAGTTAGATCTTGCCAGCCGAGCCGCAGAATATGCGATGGCTGAGCAAAATTCTATATCAGCGGATGCCAATGTTTTGATGCTGTTAGGTGATAGTGAAACGCCATTTAGTGGATTTATCGGCGCATTGAACGTTGCCAGTATTTCGACGCAAATAGACCCTGAATTACCGGCATTGAAGAGTGCTTATCAACAAGTGATGCTGACTAAGCTCAACGCTGAACAGGTTAAAGCCGATACCTCTGCCGACCCAACCATCAGCCTCAATGCTGAGCGCGAAGGTGAGGAAAATAAGGTCGGTGTCGGTTTATCTATCCCACTGCAGTTTCGTAATAACTATAGCGATACATTCGCTGTAGCCAGCCAAGGTATTGCTATTGCTGAACAAACTTATTTGGCACAGGAACGAGTGCTAAAACAGCAACAGAAAAAGTTTTATCTGGCCATGCCCAGACTTAATGAGCGATACCAAGATTGGCGTGAATTAGTGCTCAATTCTGGTCAAGAAGCGGCATCGGGTCTTGCATTGCAATGGCGCGCCGGAGATATAGAAACCAGTGTGTATTTACAAAGTCAGCGTCAGCTGTCTACCAGTTACCTTGCGGGTTTGTCTTTAGAGACGGCTCTATATACAAGCTGGCTTGAATGGATGGGGGCTAGTGGGCAACTTGAGACATATTTAAATACTCAGTTAACAGCCTCATCAGAGATAAATCATTCAGGCGTTGAGCTAAATAGCGCTTCAGCTAAGTACTAA
- a CDS encoding DUF3012 domain-containing protein: MSSSNLVSHTLAKLSAVSFAAFFVLGLSGCAPEVGSDKWCKQMEEKDKGDWSANEAGDYAKHCVFK; this comes from the coding sequence ATGTCTTCATCTAATCTTGTTAGCCACACCTTAGCTAAACTTAGCGCTGTTTCATTCGCCGCTTTTTTTGTCCTCGGTTTAAGTGGTTGTGCACCAGAAGTCGGTAGCGATAAATGGTGTAAGCAAATGGAAGAAAAGGATAAAGGCGACTGGAGTGCTAATGAAGCAGGCGATTATGCTAAGCACTGCGTGTTTAAATAA
- a CDS encoding STAS/SEC14 domain-containing protein encodes MLCKIPDIADGVISLFASGRLSTADYQQMLKPLIDDYREQTGKVCLYIEADVLLEGWDSQSLSGRGEVQLPKFDGLVLVGGPDWFGNAVKLLGPFMQAEVAWYPLEDKQLAADWIALKL; translated from the coding sequence ATGCTATGCAAAATCCCCGATATTGCTGATGGGGTGATAAGCCTGTTTGCAAGTGGGCGTTTGTCGACTGCAGATTACCAGCAGATGCTTAAGCCCCTTATTGATGATTACCGTGAACAAACAGGTAAAGTCTGCCTCTATATCGAAGCCGATGTCTTACTTGAAGGCTGGGACTCTCAATCGCTATCAGGTCGCGGAGAGGTACAGCTACCAAAATTTGATGGTTTGGTATTAGTCGGTGGACCAGATTGGTTCGGAAATGCAGTCAAGCTGCTTGGACCATTTATGCAAGCGGAAGTGGCTTGGTATCCCCTAGAGGATAAGCAATTAGCTGCCGATTGGATTGCACTTAAACTTTAA
- the arfB gene encoding alternative ribosome rescue aminoacyl-tRNA hydrolase ArfB: MIKISNSVYLQENELEWQFIRASGAGGQHVNKVSTAAQIIFDINASSLPDFYKQALLKRADHRITKSGKIIVKCQQSRSQDFNRQTALAQFIELVASVAIVQKRRVATKPTKGSQRRRVDAKKQKGATKALRRNKSDY, encoded by the coding sequence ATGATAAAAATTTCAAACAGTGTCTATCTTCAAGAAAATGAACTCGAATGGCAATTTATCCGTGCGAGTGGTGCTGGCGGTCAGCACGTCAATAAGGTCTCTACCGCGGCACAAATTATCTTTGATATTAACGCCTCTTCTCTGCCTGATTTTTACAAACAAGCCCTGCTAAAGCGCGCCGATCATCGCATAACTAAGAGCGGCAAGATCATTGTCAAATGCCAACAGAGTCGCAGTCAGGACTTTAACCGCCAGACCGCACTGGCGCAGTTTATCGAATTAGTTGCCAGTGTAGCTATAGTACAGAAAAGACGAGTAGCCACTAAACCTACCAAAGGCAGCCAACGCCGACGAGTCGATGCTAAAAAGCAAAAAGGGGCCACAAAAGCGTTAAGACGAAATAAGTCGGATTATTAA
- the aroQ gene encoding type II 3-dehydroquinate dehydratase — protein sequence MSSQAKVLLVNGPNLNLLGRREPGHYGVKSLAQIVTDLTEEAKDAGIELEHIQSNAEHELIDAIHNTDADFIIINPAAFTHTSVAIRDAILGVSIPFIEVHLSNVHAREPFRHHSYFSDKAIGVICGLGAEGYHFALQSVVTRLNAKSAEH from the coding sequence ATGAGTAGCCAAGCAAAGGTCTTATTAGTTAATGGCCCAAACCTTAACCTTCTGGGTCGACGAGAACCTGGGCATTATGGTGTAAAATCTTTAGCGCAGATCGTTACTGACCTAACGGAAGAGGCCAAAGACGCAGGCATAGAACTCGAACATATCCAGTCTAATGCCGAACACGAACTTATTGATGCGATTCATAATACAGATGCAGACTTTATCATCATCAACCCAGCAGCATTTACCCATACTAGCGTAGCGATACGTGATGCAATATTAGGCGTCAGCATTCCTTTTATCGAAGTGCACCTCTCTAATGTGCATGCTCGAGAGCCTTTCCGTCATCACTCATATTTCTCAGATAAGGCCATTGGCGTGATCTGTGGTTTGGGCGCCGAAGGTTATCACTTCGCCCTGCAATCAGTAGTTACACGATTAAATGCCAAGTCAGCTGAACACTAA
- the accC gene encoding acetyl-CoA carboxylase biotin carboxylase subunit has translation MSLPVVRPIKRVLIANRGEIALRIQRACSQLGIETVAVYSNADKDLLHIEQANASLCIGKPAASESYLNIPAILAAASATAVDAIHPGYGFLSENADFAEQVEACGFSFIGPTAAVIRLMGDKISAISAMKKAGVPTIPGSDGMLSNDAQLNKQIANKIGYPVIIKATAGGGGRGMRVVHDESELIQAIALTQAEAKAAFANGDVYMEKYLQTPRHIEIQVLCDGQGHAIHLGERDCSIQRKHQKVVEEAPALGINQQVRQEFGELCAKACVDIGYRGAGTFEFLYEAGNFYFIEMNTRIQVEHPITEMVTGIDLIQAQLEIAAGKPLSIKQDDIQLKGHSIECRINAENPQSFIPSPGTVTRFHAPGGIGVRWDSHLYQGYTVPPFYDSMIGKLITWGSTRNEAISRMQTALSELVIVGISTNQPLLQRILEDEGFREGGQSIHYLEEKVLK, from the coding sequence ATGAGTCTGCCTGTTGTGCGCCCAATCAAGCGAGTGCTTATTGCCAACAGAGGTGAGATAGCCCTGAGAATTCAGCGCGCCTGTTCTCAACTTGGTATCGAAACTGTCGCCGTATACTCCAATGCAGATAAAGACCTTTTACACATTGAACAAGCCAATGCCAGTTTATGCATAGGCAAACCTGCCGCAAGCGAAAGCTATCTCAATATTCCTGCAATACTAGCCGCGGCCTCAGCCACCGCAGTCGATGCCATACATCCAGGTTATGGCTTTCTATCGGAAAATGCTGACTTTGCCGAGCAAGTAGAAGCCTGCGGCTTTAGCTTCATTGGCCCAACAGCGGCTGTGATCCGACTGATGGGCGATAAGATTTCGGCTATATCGGCAATGAAAAAGGCTGGAGTACCTACGATTCCAGGCTCAGACGGCATGCTGTCTAATGACGCTCAGCTCAATAAACAGATAGCCAACAAGATTGGCTATCCAGTGATCATCAAGGCCACTGCGGGTGGTGGTGGCCGTGGCATGCGCGTCGTCCATGACGAAAGCGAGCTGATACAGGCCATAGCTCTCACCCAAGCTGAAGCCAAAGCTGCCTTTGCCAATGGCGATGTGTACATGGAGAAGTATCTACAGACCCCTCGTCATATCGAAATTCAAGTCCTCTGTGATGGCCAAGGTCATGCCATTCACTTAGGCGAGCGTGACTGCTCCATACAACGCAAACATCAAAAGGTGGTAGAAGAAGCGCCAGCCCTAGGTATTAACCAGCAAGTTCGCCAAGAGTTCGGCGAGTTATGCGCTAAGGCCTGTGTCGATATTGGCTATCGTGGCGCTGGCACCTTCGAGTTCCTATATGAAGCAGGAAACTTTTACTTTATCGAGATGAATACCCGCATTCAGGTAGAGCACCCCATCACAGAGATGGTCACTGGAATCGATTTAATCCAAGCACAGCTGGAGATCGCAGCGGGTAAGCCGCTTTCAATTAAACAAGACGACATTCAACTAAAAGGTCACAGCATTGAATGCCGGATTAACGCCGAAAACCCGCAAAGCTTCATCCCCTCCCCAGGCACTGTAACCAGGTTTCACGCCCCTGGCGGCATCGGCGTACGCTGGGACTCCCACTTGTATCAAGGCTACACAGTCCCACCATTTTATGACTCCATGATAGGTAAGTTGATCACTTGGGGCTCCACACGAAATGAAGCTATCTCGCGCATGCAAACAGCGCTCAGTGAGCTAGTTATCGTGGGCATATCAACGAATCAGCCTCTTCTACAGCGAATACTCGAAGATGAAGGGTTTAGAGAAGGTGGGCAGTCGATACATTATCTTGAGGAGAAGGTGCTTAAATAG
- the accB gene encoding acetyl-CoA carboxylase biotin carboxyl carrier protein: MDIRKIKKLIELVQESGIEELEVKEGEESVRICRQRPAQVNVPQQVYTVSNDSPTSPAAQGQAQVQTSPSSMFSDEFEEANDNMVISPMVGTFYLSPAPEAEPLIHIGQQVEQGQAVCIIEAMKMMNQIEAHRSGIIKSILVESGDAVGFDQPLIIIEDE, from the coding sequence ATGGATATTCGTAAAATAAAGAAGCTGATCGAACTGGTTCAAGAGTCTGGCATTGAAGAGCTGGAAGTCAAAGAGGGTGAAGAGTCGGTACGTATCTGTCGCCAAAGACCAGCTCAAGTTAATGTACCGCAACAGGTTTATACAGTGAGTAATGACTCACCCACATCGCCAGCAGCTCAGGGCCAAGCTCAAGTACAAACATCCCCAAGCTCAATGTTCAGTGATGAATTCGAAGAAGCTAATGATAATATGGTTATCTCACCTATGGTGGGGACTTTTTATCTTTCCCCCGCACCCGAAGCGGAGCCGCTTATCCACATCGGACAACAAGTCGAACAGGGACAAGCTGTCTGCATTATCGAAGCGATGAAGATGATGAATCAGATAGAAGCCCACCGCAGCGGTATCATCAAATCGATTCTGGTTGAGAGTGGCGACGCCGTCGGCTTCGATCAGCCCTTGATCATTATTGAAGATGAATAG